In Cynocephalus volans isolate mCynVol1 chromosome 16, mCynVol1.pri, whole genome shotgun sequence, the following proteins share a genomic window:
- the TMEM94 gene encoding transmembrane protein 94 isoform X6 → MLLAVLLLLGCSGGQPAGSHGVELVNASALFLLLLLNLVLIGRQDRLKRREVERRLRGIIDQIQDALRDGKEIKWPNALYPDLHMPFAPSWSLHWAYRDGHLVNLPVSLLVEGDIIALRPGQESFASLRGIKDDEHIVLEPGDLFPPFSPPPSPRGEVKKGPQNPQQHRLFRVLETPVIDNIRWCLDMALSRPVTALDNERFTVQSVMLHYAVPVVLASFLITNALRFMFSAPGVTSWQYTLLQLQVNGVLPILPLLFPVLWVLATACGEARVLAQMSKASPSSLLAKFSEDTLSSYTEAVSSQEMLRCIWGHFLRVIKGTSPTLSHSSSLLHSLGSVTVLCCIDKQGILSWPNPSPETVLFFSGKVEPPHSSHEDLTDDLSTRSFCHAEVEEEPHERDALLAGSLNNPPHISNEQERSDWPGDGPKAPEPYSHHKVHGRSKHPSGSNVSFSRDTEGGEDEPSKPGMEGEPYEAEDFVCDYHLEMLSLSQDQQNPSCIQFDDSNWQLHLTSLKPLGLNVLLNLCNASVTERLCRFSDHLCNIALQESHSAVLPVHVPWGLCELARLIGFTPGAKDLFKQENHLALYRLPSAETVKETSLGRLSCVTKRRPPLSHMISLFIKDTTTSTEQMLSHGTADVVLEACTDFWDGADIYPLSGSDRKKVLDFYQRACLSGYCSAFAYKPMNCALSSQLNGKCIELVQVPGQSSIFTMCELPSTVPIKQNTRRNSWSSDEGIGEVLEKEDCMQALSGQIFMGMVSSQYQARLDIVRLIDGLVNACIRFVYFSLEDELKSKVFAEKMGLETGWNCHISLTPNGDMPGSEIPPSSPSHAGSLHDELNQVSRDDVEGLLLMEEEGHSDLISFQPTDSDIPSFLEDCNRAKLPRGIHQVRPHLQNIDNVPLLVPLFTDCTPETMCEMIKIMQEYGEVTCCLGSSANLRNSCLFLQSDISIALDPLYPSRCSWETFGYATSTSMAQASDGLSPLQLSGQLNSLPCSLTFRQEETISIIRLIEQARHATYGIRKCFLFLLQCQLTLVVIQFLSCLVQLPPLLSTTDILWLSCFCYPLLSISLLGKPPHSSIMSMATGKNLQSIPKKTQHYFLLCFLIKFSLTVSSCLVCFGFTLQSFCDSSHARNLTNCSSIILRSNDNRAPAWFEDFANGLLSAQKLTAALIVLHTVFISITHVHRTKPLWRKSPLTNLWWAVTVPVVLLGQVVQTAVDLQLWTHRDGHIHFGLEDVPLLTWLLGCLSLVLVVVTNEIVKLHEIRVRVRYQKRQKLQFETKLGMNSPF, encoded by the exons ATGCTGCTGGCCGTGCTCCTGCTGCTGGGTTGCTCTGGGGGCCAGCCGGCGGGGAG CCATGGGGTGGAGCTGGTGAACGCCTCAGCCTTGTTCCTGTTGCTGCTTCTTAACCTTGTCCTCATCGGGCGGCAAGATCGGCTGAAGCGTCGGGAGGTGGAGCGGAGGCTGCGAGGGATCATTGACCAAATCCAAG ATGCCCTCAGGGATGGCAAGGAGATCAAGTGGCCAAATGCCCTATATCCAGACCTCCACATGCCATTTGCACCATCCTGGTCCCTGCACTGGGCCTACAGAGACGGACACCTGGTCAACCTGCCAGTTAGCCTATTGGTAGAAGGAGACATCATAGCTCTGAGGCCTGGCCAGGAATCATTCGCCTCTTTGAGGGGGATCAAG GATGATGAGCACATTGTCTTGGAGCCGGGAGACCTGTTCCCCCCTTTCTCTCCACCCCCCTCGCCCCGGGGAGAGGTGAAGAAAGGGCCACAGAACCCCCAGCAGCACCGGCTCTTCCGTGTCCTTGAGACCCCTGTCATTGACAACATCAG ATGGTGCCTGGACATGGCCCTGTCCCGCCCAGTCACCGCTCTGGACAATGAGAGGTTCACAGTGCAGTCCGTGATGCTGCACTATGCAGTGCCCGTGGTCCTG GCCAGCTTCCTCATCACCAATGCCCTGCGCTTCATGTTCAGTGCCCCTGGAGTCACTTCCTGGCAGTACACGCTCCTCCAGCTGCAG GTGAATGGCGTCCTGCCCATCCTCCCCCTGCTCTTTCCAGTCCTCTGGGTGCTGGCAACTGCCTGTGGAGAAGCCCGTGTCCTGGCCCAGATGAGCAAGGCCTCGCCCAGCTCCCTG CTGGCCAAGTTCTCAGAGGATACTCTCAGCAGCTACACAGAAGCTGTCTCCTCTCAG GAAATGCTACGCTGTATTTGGGGCCACTTCCTGAGGGTGATCAAAGGGACGTCACCAACGCTGAGCCATAGTTCCAGCCTGCTGCACAGTTTGGGCTCTGTCACG GTCCTGTGCTGCATAGACAAACAGGGGATCCTTTCATGGCCAAATCCCAGCCCAGAGACTGTGCTGTTCTTCAGTGGGAAGGTGGAGCCCCCTCACAGCAGCCATGAGGACCTCACAGATGACCTGTCTACTCGTTCCTTCTGCCATGCTGAGGTAGAGGAGGAG CCCCATGAACGAGATGCCCTCCTGGCTGGCTCCCTGAACAACCCCCCGCACATTTCCAACGAGCAGGAGCGTAGTGACTGGCCTGGTGATGGCCCCAAGGCCCCTGAGCCTTACTCTCACCACAAAGTGCATGGCCGCAGCAAGCACCCGTCTGGCTCCAACGTGAGCTTCAGCAGGGACACTGAAGGTGGTGAAGACGAGCCCAGCAAG CCAGGGATGGAGGGCGAACCCTATGAAGCAGAGGACTTTGTGTGTGACTACCACTTGGAGATGCTGAGCCTGTCCCAGGACCAGCAGAATCCCTCCTGCATCCAGTTCGACGACTCCAACTGGCAGCTGCATCTCACCTCCCTCAAGCCCCTGGGCCTCAACGTGCTGCTGAACCTGTGCAATGCCAGCGTCACCGAGCGCCTATGCCGGTTCTCAGACCACCTGTGCAACATCGCCCTGCAGGAGAGCCACAGCGCCGTGCTGCCAGTGCACGTGCCCTGGGGCCTTTGTGAACTTGCCCGCCTCATCG GCTTCACTCCTGGAGCCAAGGATCTCTTCAAGCAGGAGAACCACCTTGCACTGTACCGCCTCCCCAGCGCTGAGACAGTGAAGGAGACCTCACTGGGGCGTCTCTCCTGCGTCACCAAGCGACGCCCTCCCCTCAGCCACATGATCAGCCTCTTCATCAAGGACACCACAACCA gcACAGAGCAGATGCTGTCCCATGGCACAGCCGACGTGGTCTTGGAGGCCTGCACAGACTTCTGGGATGGAGCTGACATCTACCCTCTTTCTGGTTCCGACAG AAAGAAAGTGCTGGATTTCTACCAGCGAGCCTGCCTGTCGGGTTATTGCTCCGCCTTCGCCTACAAGCCCATGAACTGCGCCCTGTCCTCTCAGCTCAATGGCAAGTGCATCGAGCTTGTGCAGGTGCCCGGCCAGAGCAGTATCTTCACCATGTGCGAGCTGCCCAGCACTGTCCCCATTAAGCAGAACACCCGCCGCAACAGCTGGAGCTCTGACG AAGGGATCGGGGAGGtgctggagaaggaagactgCATGCAGGCCCTGAGTGGCCAGATCTTCATGGGCATGGTGTCCTCTCAGTACCAGGCCCGGCTGGACATTGTACGCCTTATTGATGGGCTGGTCAATGCCTGCATCCGCTTTGTCTACTTCTCTTTGGAGGATGAGCTCAAAAGCAAG GTGTTTGCAGAAAAGATGGGCCTGGAGACAGGCTGGAACTGCCATATCTCCCTCACGCCCAATGGTGACATGCCTGGCTCTGAGATCCCCCCTTCCAGCCCCAGCCATGCAGGCTCCCTGCATGATGAGCTGAATCAGG TGTCCCGAGATGATGTGGAAGGGCTTCTCCTCATGGAGGAGGAGGGTCACTCGGACCTTATCAGCTTCCAGCCTACAGACAGTGACATCCCCAGCTTCCTGGAGGACTGCAACCGG GCTAAGCTGCCCCGGGGTATCCACCAGGTGCGGCCCCACCTGCAGAACATTGACAATGTGCCTCTGCTAGTGCCCCTCTTCACCGACTGTACCCCCGAAA CCATGTGTGAGATGATAAAGATCATGCAGGAGTATGGGGAGGTGACCTGCTGCCTGGGCAGCTCTGCCAACCTGCGGAACAGCTGCCTCTTCCTCCAGAGTGATATCAG CATTGCCCTGGATCCCCTGTACCCATCCCGGTGCTCCTGGGAGACCTTTGGCTACGCCACCAGCACCAGCATGGCCCAGGCTTCGGATGGCCTTTCTCCCCTGCAGCTATCAGGGCAGCTCAACAGCCTGCCCTGCTCCCTGACCTTTCGCCAGGAGGAGACTATCAGCATCATCCGGCTCATCGAGCAG GCTCGTCATGCCACCTACGGTATCCGTAAGTGCTTCCTCTTCCTGCTGCAGTGCCAGCTGACTCTCGTGGTCATCCAG TTCCTTTCTTGCCTGGTACAGCTGCCTCCTCTCCTGAGTACCACCGACATCCTGTGGCTGTCCTGCTTTTGCTACCCTCTGCTCAG CATCTCTCTGCTGGGGAAACCCCCCCATAGCTCTATCATGTCTATGGCTACAGGGAAGAATCTTCAATCCATTCCTAAGAAG ACCCAGCACTACTTCCTGCTCTGCTTCTTGATCAAGTTCAGCCTCACTGTCAGCTCGTGCCTCGTTTGCTTCGGCTTCACACTGCAGAGCTTCTGTGACAGCTCCCACGCCCGCAACCTCACCAATTGCTCCTCCATCATACTGCGCAG CAATGACAACAGGGCTCCAGCGTGGTTTGAGGACTTTGCCAATGGGCTGCTGTCAGCCCAGAAGCTCACCGCTGCCCTGATTGTCCTGCACACTG TCTTCATTTCCATCACCCACGTGCATCGCACCAAGCCCCTGTGGAGAAAGAGCCCCTTGACAAACCTCTGGTGGGCTGTGACAGTACCTGTGGT GTTGCTGGGTCAGGTGGTCCAGACAGCGGTGGACCTGCAGCTGTGGACCCACAGGGACGGCCACATCCATTTTGGTCTGGAGGACGTGCCCCTGCTGACATGGCTCCTAGGCTGCCTGTCCCTGGTCCTTGTGGTAGTCACCAATGAGATTGTAAAGCTGCATGAGATTCG GGTTCGGGTCCGCTACCAGAAACGACAGAAGCTGCAGTTTGAAACTAAGCTGGGTATGAACTCTCCCTTCTGA